A genomic segment from Leopardus geoffroyi isolate Oge1 chromosome A2, O.geoffroyi_Oge1_pat1.0, whole genome shotgun sequence encodes:
- the PRRT4 gene encoding proline-rich transmembrane protein 4, with protein MAGHGCLGLFCWVLLAVPVGPQPVSSVSGVPLTTLTPPPQSEASMLSLNLGLNFKFHLRGPAAAWGISVTETQPLSPGPSREPEEEVARGLRTDPIWELLVGSLGNSPPEWGSAEGSSTPWAPSQSPESTFPLSGPTDRPTAPYQPGMGTVTWDTALTATAPLSSAPRLRQSELELKFDMALRAGAAPTLGHRTLPLLPSLRASLAEIAGRLGPFGFFGTTLSPLRNFSGPSPLGPTRSPGSASRVSDSPGFFGTTVSPPPTPLERKLPSSGPLDPADSLRSVTVATASLDPTRPTSGPDDPSPASLGKPSVQPECGPGSCSVGELPEREGQPPVAPRALFFLTLEADWAEARARWGLAWEAHVYGVGTLFGLVALLALLALALLPWRCPPGAPCLALLDLLLLSAGTTRAFPLFYDAYGHRDRLPPLAWLLLQDLPLPCLAAGLGLACLLLARPRPPRCPAGLAALLLLGLGLAAAAALGSAAHRPLRPLRLASRGLHAFLAALLSGLLLALSCWGGRRRRAGAPLGGSGFKGATPLPQARSPFAPRESWRRAARTAPVAGTFGLLSGALQGYEVLHALGYGGQPGLEGPWPWWAFQLGLRLGEVGVALPLALLGLYPALCSPRVPPRCWAKLFRLSPGHAAPLLPGGWVTGPPDKEPLGGAIARGDAELLQLCALAGPGPDLLLQGGGCRGFEGAAVNPAPSPASSPCSDYTVDFRPPSPINLRRSIEEALCSEALLTPGLFQGPAYGEALPGLGLYRTASLGAKTGAGPSERSEEALGSPAPQELPSPGAWPAGSSASSGSLCGLSRDSSSMLLCSSPDRPPRCPLVCVLSPPRPSGSRPSLPGSGSYQALSPPSRDSPEPTLELQAAEALLQEQFLDACRQIDELSVGSDTIDL; from the exons ATGGCAGGGCATGGCTGTCTGGGGCTGTTCTGCTGGGTCCTGCTTGCTGTTCCTGTGGGCCCCCAGCCTGTCTCCTCCGTCTCGGGTGTCCCTCTCACCACTTTGACCCCACCACCTCAGAGTGAGGCCTCTATGCTGTCTCTCAACCTGGGACTTAACTTCAAATTCCACCTTCGGGGACCCGCTGCTGCCTGGGGGATCTCTGTCACAGAGACCCAGCCGCTCTCTCCTGGGCCCAGCCGGGAGCCAGAGGAAGAGGTGGCCAGGGGGCTGAGGACTGACCCCATTTGGGAACTGCTGGTGGGCTCCCTTGGGAACTCCCCCCCGGAGTGGGGCTCTGCTGAAGGCAGCTCTACGCCCTGGGCCCCCTCCCAGTCTCCAGAGTCCACATTCCCCCTCTCTGGGCCCACTGACCGGCCCACTGCTCCCTATCAGCCCGGGATGGGCACTGTCACCTGGGACACTGCTCTGACAGCTACGGCACCTCTATCCAGTGCTCCCAGGCTCCGCCAGAGCGAGCTGGAGCTGAAGTTTGACATGGCACTGAGAGCAGGCGCAGCCCCCACGCTCGGGCATCGAACGCTGCCCCTGCTGCCCAGCCTGCGGGCCAGCCTGGCAGAGATTGCTGGGCGCCTGGGACCCTTTG GGTTCTTCGGCACTACTCTGTCCCCGCTGCGGAACTTCTCAGGCCCAAGCCCTCTAGGCCCCACTCGATCCCCAGGCTCTGCCTCTAGAGTTTCAGATTCTCCAG GGTTCTTTGGCACcactgtgtccccaccccccacccccctggagAGAAAGCTCCCAAGCTCAGGCCCTTTGGACCCAGCTGATTCCCTAAGGTCTGTCACGGTTGCAACAGCATCACTAG ACCCCACCAGGCCCACCTCTGGCCCGGATGACCCCTCTCCTGCCAGCCTTGGGAAGCCTTCCGTGCAGCCAGAGTGTGGGCCAGGGTCCTGCAGCGTGGGAGAATTGCCTGAACGCGAGGGGCAGCCTCCTGTGGCCCCGAGGGCCCTCTTCTTCCTGACCCTGGAGGCCGACTGGGCAGAGGCCAGAGCTCGCTGGGGGCTGGCCTGGGAGGCCCACGTGTACGGGGTAGGCACGCTCTTCGGCCTAGTGGCCCTGCTGGCGCTGCTGGCCCTAGCCCTTTTGCCCTGGCGCTGCCcgccaggcgccccctgcctgGCGCTGCTGGACCTGCTCCTGCTGTCGGCCGGGACCACGCGGGCCTTCCCGCTCTTCTACGACGCCTATGGGCACCGCGACCGGCTGCCCCCGCTCGCCTGGCTGCTGCTGCAGGACCTTCCGCTGCCCTGCCTGGCCGCCGGCCTGGGCCTGGCCTGCCTGCTGCTGGCCCGGCCGCGCCCGCCGCGGTGTCCCGCCGGGCTGGCCGCGCTCCtgctcctggggctggggctggcggccgccgccgccctcGGGAGCGCGGCCCACCGCCCGCTGCGGCCCCTGCGGCTCGCCTCCCGCGGACTGCACGCCTTCCTCGCCGCCCTCCTTTCTGGGCTCCTGCTGGCGCTCTCCTGCTGGGGGGGAAGGCGGCGGCGGGCCGGAGCGCCCCTGGGAGGGTCTGGTTTCAAGGGCGCCACCCCTCTGCCGCAGGCGCGCAGCCCCTTCGCCCCGCGCGAGTCCTGGCGGCGCGCGGCCCGCACAGCCCCGGTGGCGGGCACCTTCGGGCTGCTGAGCGGAGCCCTGCAGGGCTACGAAGTGCTGCACGCCCTGGGCTATGGCGGCCAACCTGGCCTGGAGGGACCCTGGCCCTGGTGGGCCTTCCAGCTAGGCCTGCGCTTGGGCGAGGTGGGCGTCGCGCTCCCGTTGGCGCTGCTGGGCCTCTACCCGGCGCTCTGCAGCCCCCGTGTGCCGCCGCGCTGCTGGGCCAAGCTCTTCCGCCTGTCCCCGGGCCACGCGGCCCCGCTGCTGCCCGGGGGCTGGGTCACCGGGCCCCCCGAcaaggagcccctgggtggcgccATCGCGCGTGGCGACGCGGAGCTGCTGCAGCTGTGCGCCCTGGCGGGGCCGGGCCCCGACCTCCTACTCCAGGGAGGCGGCTGCCGGGGCTTCGAAGGCGCGGCGGTCAACCCGGCCCCTTCTCCGGCCTCCTCCCCCTGCAGCGATTACACCGTGGATTTCCGCCCGCCCTCCCCAATCAACCTGCGGCGCAGCATTGAGGAGGCCCTCTGCAGCGAGGCCCTGCTCACTCCCGGCCTTTTCCAGGGCCCTGCCTACGGGGAAGCCTTGCCTGGGCTGGGCCTCTACCGCACCGCCTCGTTGGGGGCGAAGACCGGGGCCGGACCCAGTGAGAGGTCTGAGGAGGCCCTTGGCTCTCCAGCACCGCAGGAGCTCCCCTCTCCCGGGGCCTGGCCCGCGGGCAGCAGCGCCTCTTCCGGCTCACTGTGCGGACTTTCGAGGGACAGCTCGTCCATGCTGCTATGCTCCAGCCCCGACAGGCCTCCACGCTGTCCGCTGGTCTGCGTCCTCAGTCCCCCGCGGCCCTCGGGAAGCCGCCCTAGCCTCCCGGGCTCAGGCTCTTACCaggccctgtccccaccctcccgCGACTCCCCAGAGCCTACTCTTGAGCTGCAGGCCGCAGAAGCTTTGCTGCAGGAGCAATTCCTGGACGCCTGCCGACAGATCGACGAGCTGAGCGTGGGCAGCGACACCATAGACCTGTGA